Proteins from a single region of Carettochelys insculpta isolate YL-2023 chromosome 17, ASM3395843v1, whole genome shotgun sequence:
- the FAM110A gene encoding protein FAM110A, with amino-acid sequence MPVETLQAGGVLKGVSVTAPFTSAMPFRILNKGPEYFRRPAAPGARKPSAVERLEADKAKYVKSQQVASTKQEPVKPLLRQPLFAPGVRRAMLTPSRKTPPGGRRAEACGPKTSLNLEILNNLINLCDSPLPFPKPESPREHQRQAELPAPQELGGRPGGQRKRGPTEGMSRLSEHSGTSRAPSTVAVRRVDVRPCGVLRARANPPVQVTPGPLSPAPSSPSRSPQTRQPDSAKRQTLLHRSKSDLSDRYSRATADLERFFNYCGLDPEEVQDIGVERFARATSDIVSLQFHSVSTASSEGPRSQRSAASPEDRQAERMPYGISVIERNARVIKWLYGLRQAREPQKVSDV; translated from the coding sequence CAGCCATGCCCTTCCGCATCCTCAACAAGGGGCCAGAGTACTTccgccgcccggcagcccccggcGCCAGGAAGCCCAGCGCCGTGGAGAGGCTGGAGGCGGACAAGGCCAAGTATGTTAAGAGCCAGCAGGTGGCCAGCACCAAGCAGGAGCCGGTGAAGCCCCTTCTGAGGCAGCCCCTCTTCGCCCCGGGGGTCCGGAGAGCCATGCTCACTCCAAGCCGCAAGACCCCTCCTGGGGGCCGCAGGGCGGAAGCCTGTGGGCCAAAGACCTCCCTGAACCTGGAGATCCTCAACAACCTCATCAACCTCTGcgacagccccctgcccttccccaagcCAGAGAGTCCCCGGGAGCACCAGCGGCAAGCGGAGCTGCCGGCGCCCCAAGAGCTGGGTGGGCGCCCCGGCGGGCAGAGGAAGAGGGGCCCCACGGAGGGCATGAGCAGGCTCTCGGAGCACTCTGGCACCTCCAGGGCCCCCAGCACGGTGGCCGTGCGGCGAGTGGATGTCCGGCCCTGCGGGGTTCTCCGGGCCAGGGCGAACCCCCCTGTCCAGGTCACccccgggcccctctcccccgcccccagctcaccCAGCAGAAGCCCCCAAACCAGGCAGCCAGACAGCGCCAAACGCCAGACCCTCCTGCACCGGTCTAAGTCGGACCTGAGCGACAGGTACTCCCGGGCCACGGCCGACCTGGAGCGCTTCTTCAACTACTGCGGCCTGGACCCTGAGGAGGTGCAGGACATCGGCGTGGAGCGCTTTGCCCGCGCCACCTCCGACATCGTCTCCCTCCAGTTCCACAGCGTCAGCACGGCCAGCTCGGAGGGCCCCCGCTCCCAGCGCAGCGCCGCCAGCCCGGAGGACAGGCAGGCGGAACGCATGCCCTACGGCATCTCCGTCATCGAGCGCAACGCCAGGGTCATCAAGTGGCTGTACGGGCTACGGCAagccagggagccccagaaggtgTCCGACGTATAG